GCGCTAGGAAGAATGACCTCATCCGAATATAATTAAAGTGATTATCTAAGCGGGAAGGACTATTATGAAGTAGCCTTCTCTCTTTTAATATGCATAGCCGTTGTAATGGGAACATGGGATTTCCATGTTAACATTGATAATTCTGTGGTCTAATAAATCCTTCCTCTCACTCATCtcccagaggagagaggagacacTCTGTGAAGCCGCTGGAGGTGATGTGCAGGTACCTGCTGTCGAGATGCTAGCCCTGCGGCCAGACCAGAGCCCTATGAAAAAACTCACTCAATAATTTGGTAGCACCCCAGGCGGCCCTTCCCACAGAAGAGCCGATCAGAGACCACAGAGGGGACTCTGGGAGGAGCCTCCAGACAGGAGCCCTCCTGGGAGGGGCAtcttcaagagagaaaaaagaaagtacaccCCAGAGGTGAAAATGTGAGCTAAGTCCAGGCCCACCACTTGGCGAGCTATGTGATTCTGGGCATGTCGTTCTCTGATGCTCAGGGTCACACCTGTGAAATGGCTAGTAATACCACACACCTCATGGGACAGCTGCGAAGACCACATGATGGGATGGGTGAAAGGCAACTAAACCAACACCTGGCATTTACAGACCCTCCACATGTGGGGACACTTCACAAATGGTCTGTTTTTGCCATTATGGTGAGAAAAGCTGAGGCCCAAAGTCCGGTGGTGCTGGCACCAGGCATATTACTGCCCACCTTCATGCCCACCACCAGGCATGTCTACCCATTCTGCCCAGTGCAGGAGCCCATCCCTCATCCCACTCGCATGGTTGCAGAGACGCCAGAACTGGGTCCTTTCCACTGCGGTTCACACGTTTTCTCCAGACCTGCCAGGAaccaggcagagacagaagcctggCCAGGCACACACTGCCTCCTGCCCACTCGGCCTGCTCAAGAGCTGTGCGCCTGTGAGCAGGGGTGCAGGCAAGGCTGGGGTGCTGCCAAGTATGGGAAGATTTTCTCTCCCCACTAAGGCTTTTCTCTTCTGTTCGCAGAACTCGACCCTGGCccatttttcccctctttgggGGCGAACATCGCCATCATTGCAGGTGAGCTGTTCTGGGCCTCCAAGCCAGGAGGGTTAGAGGGAACTCCCCAGGGAGAACCTGCCTGAGACTTCAGAGCAAATGCCTGAATGAGGGTGAGGCTGCATGAGGGACCTAAGCCCCTCTAAAACTTGCCAGAGTCCTCCTCCCCCAAGCACTCCCAGGCTCTGAATGACCTGGGCCCTACTGCCCAGATTTCAAGTCTCTTCTCCCAACTGCTCATGAGCCCAAATAGAAATGAAGGGCTGACTTCTACCCACACCCCATGCCTTTACATGGCGTCCTCCAGAATCCTCTCCCTCTTTAGTCCTTTGCTTGGCTGGTCACTGCTCCCCAGCCAGACTCATGCAGCCCTCACCTCTGGAGAATGTGCTGGAGCTCAGATAGGGTGATAAGCAGTGAACCCCACGCCATCCAACCTATCTCAAGGGTTTCCCATGGCCCTGTTCTGTACCTCCAGTAGTGCACAGGGGGCAGCCACCAGGGCCCAGCCTTCTGGCCACTCTCAGCACCAAGTCTCGTCCCCCAGGGCACTTCTCAGTTAGGATTGTTCtggttttaaaactgaaagtcctGAGGTTCTTGAACCCCTCAGTTTTAGATAAACTCACATAGTTCATTCTGCAAGTTATGCACAGAGGTCTGTCTTCCTCAGTAGACTGAGCGTCCCTGAGTGAGGGTCAGTTCTGGAATCCTCTTCCAGCCTCAGTCTGCACCACAgtgagtggagggtgggggagcaggaggggagagaggagtaaCTCAATGGGCACAGATAAGGGTGAGTGCACACTGGGCAGGAATGAGCCAATGTCTGGGGTTGGTGTTTATTGCAGCAGAGTGTCTGTTCTGCCACAAGCCCTGTGTGTCCTGACCCCCTCCCACAAGCCTGTCTCAGACAGAGCCATGCACTGCTTCCCTCCTGCAGGCGTGATCGCTGCTGTAGCCATCGTCCTGATCTGCCTCCTCATTGTCATGCTACGCTACATGTACAGACACAAGGGGACCTACCACACCAATGAGGCCAAGGGCACAGAGTTTGCTGAGAGTGCGGATGCAGCCCTACAGGACGACCCCTCCCTCCAGGACACAGGTGACAACAGCAGAAAGGAGTACTTCATCTGAGGAGCACCAGGCCTCGCTTCCCCCAGTGCCTCCTTCAACTCCACGAGAGAAGATGCACCCCACAACCCCACCTGCTAACTACCATCAGGCAGATCATGAGAGTGCCCACCTCATCCCAAGATATGCACCTGGCCTGGGAACACTAGGTGCTagcctggggagagagagggaagaaggaactgagccacagaggcttCTCCCAAGCACCCAGGGATGCGGTGGCCACCCAGGAGGCCTGCCTTTGCTCTGCCAGAGGGAGAAAGTCTGGGTTCTCCTGGACAGTGCAGTTTGTTATCAGCATGGTGTGAAAGTCCTTGCTGGGCGGGTGGGCCTGAGGGCTGGGGAAGCAAGGAAGTGAGTCATCTGTAAGCTGACTGGGGATAATGGCATCAAATGTCAGTCCTTGACATTTGGGGGGAACAGCAGGTGCCAGAGCTAAAAGGCACCTTTGTCTCCCATTGATCCAGCTCTAAATGAttggaaataaatttgaaatgtaaCCAAGCATTCAGAGTCAAACAGCATTACTGTAATTGTCTAGGGAAAGATAACCACCACCCAGGCCTTGCATTTCACAGGTGCGACTTTGTGTTCTCCGCTAAGTCTGCATGCGTGGGGCTGGAACCATCCACTTCCAGCCCCATTGTCCTGTCCTCAGCATAGACAGTGGAGAGGGTTCCTGAGGCCCTGAGGGAAGGAGAGCCCagtgacaagatttctttttctccctgtgcAGGCACCAGCTtcatgaaacaaatgaaagagtGGAATGTTCCCCTAGAAATAATGGCCTTACCAGCTGCCAGGACACTGGCTGAAgcattgattttttaatgtgcGATATTAGAAAAACTACACCTGTTAAGTAACTATGAGTGAACCAATCCTTCCCTTAATAACAGTGGCTAGGGCATAGACTGCAGAGTGCCATCTCTCTGGGTTTGGGCCCTGGATCCCCTTTCCTGGTCCTGGGAACTTGGGCAACTCACTTGACCTTTCTGGCTTCAGTGTTCTCATCCCTCAAATGGACATGATTCCATGGTAGTGTTGAGAAGGAAAAATTTTATCCTGCTCTTCAAGATCCT
Above is a genomic segment from Lutra lutra chromosome 3, mLutLut1.2, whole genome shotgun sequence containing:
- the GYPC gene encoding glycophorin-C isoform X2, whose product is MNSVNGTSRPSLELDPGPFFPSLGANIAIIAGVIAAVAIVLICLLIVMLRYMYRHKGTYHTNEAKGTEFAESADAALQDDPSLQDTGDNSRKEYFI
- the GYPC gene encoding glycophorin-C isoform X1 produces the protein MNSVNGTSRPSLGLPVLPSQSHALGRRGRPSLIEEDGSAVEELDPGPFFPSLGANIAIIAGVIAAVAIVLICLLIVMLRYMYRHKGTYHTNEAKGTEFAESADAALQDDPSLQDTGDNSRKEYFI